The Larus michahellis chromosome 12, bLarMic1.1, whole genome shotgun sequence genome contains a region encoding:
- the LOC141750447 gene encoding bactericidal permeability-increasing protein-like gives MSSAPASRSRHHPQGTSGPAWLCLLLLLTACVPAAGTNPGIKARLTRRALEFGRRFGLEQLQSLLQKEHELNLTGSYRSPFLGTLTYTVPRIHIHELQINDSTVDFVEDVGVRLMVQRARIRLSADWGAQLGAIQDRGSVELRMCDLAVAAVMGVSVDGSNRPTVWSVGCDAHSTDLHLEFHRGHSWLYNLLAPLLQTALRQELNKELCRELRRSISRLEDALKHMKVSTQLDSFAAIDYSLLGRPAITAEHGDIALKGEFFRVGKYQQRPSSTKPVPLPVALPAALPMALATVHEPMLLLAITEFVANSAAFTYFTAGALERNISSDMLPRRFPLQLKTKSMGLFSPQLQERYPDHPMELRLSARRQPRLSCRPDALHGALFSSAEAFVVLPNATRVPAFLLNIDANVTGKPIITRNRLGGTVSLKGLSVEQVTSHVGPVEVKRLENLLKFALWLFGVPWANKRLQAGIPLPTPHGLSLLNPRISLQEGFMLIATDLQ, from the exons ATGtcctctgctccagcctccaGGTCCCGGCACCATCCCCAAGGCACATCTGGGCCGGCatggctctgcctcctgctcctgctgactGCCTGCGTGCCCGCAGCTGGCACCAACCCCGGCATCAAGGCCCGGCTGACCCGGAGGGCACTGGAATTCG gccgGCGGtttgggctggagcagctccagtcACTGCTGCAGAAGGAGCATGAGCTGAACCTGACGGGCTCCTACCGCAGCCCGTTCCTTGGGACACTCACCTACACTGTGCCCCG GATCCACATCCATGAGCTGCAGATAAATGACTCCACCGTGGACTTCGTCGAGGACGTGGGGGTGAGGCTGATGGTGCAGCGCGCCCGCATCCGGCTCAGTGCCgactggggagcccagctgggCGCCAT CCAGGACAGGGGCTCCGTCGAACTCCGCATGTGTGACCTGGCCGTGGCGGCGGTGATGGGAGTGAGCGTGGATGGCAGCAACCGCCCCACGGTGTGGAGCGTCGGCTGCGACGCCCACAGCACTGACCTGCACTTGGAGTTTCACCGTGGACACAG CTGGCTCTACAACCTGCTGGCACCGCTGCTCCAGACAGCCCTGCGTCAGGAACTGAACAAGGAG CTCTGCCGCGAGCTCCGCAGGAGCATCAGCaggctggaggatgctctgaagcATATGAAAG tGTCCACCCAGCTGGACTCCTTCGCCGCCATCGACTACTCCCTGCTGGGGCGGCCGGCCATCACAGCGGAGCATGGGGACATCGCCCTCAAG GGGGAGTTCTTCAGGGTGGGCAAGTACCAGCAGAGACCTTCCTCGACGAAGCCCGTGCCCCTGCCCGTGGCgttgcctgcagctctgcccatGGCACTGGCCACGGTGCACGAGcccatgctgctgctggccaTCACCGAGTTCGTTGCCAACTCGGCCGCCTTCACATACTTCACGGCTGGAGCTCTGGAGAGGAACATCTCCAGTGACATG ctcccacGGCGGTTCCCGCTCCAGCTGAAGACCAAGAGCATGGGGCtcttctccccacag CTGCAGGAGCGCTACCCGGACCACCCCATGGAGCTGCGCCTCTCagcccgccggcagccccggctctCCTGCCGCCCCGATGCCCTGCACGGGGCCCTCTTCAGCTCTGCTGAGGCCTTCGTGGTGCTGCCCAACGCCACCCGTGTCCCTGCTTTTCTGCTGAACATC GATGCCAACGTGACGGGAAAGCCGATCATCACCAGGAACAGGCTCGGGGGCACCGTGAGCCTGAAGGG GCTCAGCGTGGAGCAGGTGACGTCGCATGTGGGCCCAGTGGAG GTGAAGAGGCTGGAGAACCTGCTGAAGTTCGCGCTGTGGCTTTTCGGGGTGCCCTGGGCAAACA agcGTCTCCAGGCCGgcatccccctgcccaccccgcacGGCCTCAGTCTGCTCAACCCCCGGATCTCGCTGCAGGAG GGCTTCATGCTCATCGCCACAGACCTGCAGTAG